A single Streptomyces sannanensis DNA region contains:
- a CDS encoding IS701 family transposase, protein MTPEEMDVVRPRLEAFAAEMLGSLKRRDQRAKGELYMRGLMLDGKRKSMQPMAERLGVDHQQLQQFVSSSTWDYAEVRRRVARWAAAHIAPEAYAIDDVGFPKDGYDSPGVARMYCGALGKRGNCQIGVSVNLVSDRASAAVDWRLFLPESWDDAKNSGDALLAEAIRRRRTRAGIPDQVRHRERWRLALDMLDEAREEWELPGLPVVADAGYGDATGFREGLTERGLAYAVAVKGSTTCYPGDAFPERPPYSGTGRPPGPAYPQPHTTLRALALATGRGAARTVTWRHGTKTTKNNPRAAMRSQFLALRVRPANRTIRRATDGSLPECWLLAEWPPDSAEPTDYWLSTLPADTPLRELVRIAKIRWRVEHDYRELKDGLGLDHFEGRSYLGWHRHVTLVSLAQAFCTLLRINPKAPAPA, encoded by the coding sequence GCGTCTGGAGGCGTTTGCGGCGGAGATGCTCGGTTCGCTCAAGCGGCGGGATCAGCGGGCCAAGGGCGAGCTGTACATGCGCGGGCTGATGCTGGACGGCAAGCGCAAGTCGATGCAGCCGATGGCCGAGCGCCTGGGTGTGGACCACCAGCAGCTCCAGCAGTTCGTGTCGTCCTCGACCTGGGACTACGCCGAGGTCCGCCGTCGGGTGGCCCGATGGGCCGCAGCGCACATCGCCCCGGAGGCGTACGCGATCGACGATGTGGGCTTTCCCAAGGACGGGTACGACTCCCCGGGGGTGGCCCGGATGTACTGCGGCGCTTTGGGCAAACGGGGCAACTGCCAGATCGGCGTCAGCGTCAACCTGGTCTCCGACCGCGCCTCGGCGGCGGTCGACTGGCGGCTGTTCCTTCCCGAGAGCTGGGACGACGCCAAGAACAGCGGGGATGCGCTGCTGGCGGAGGCGATCAGACGCCGGCGCACGAGAGCGGGCATCCCCGACCAGGTCCGGCACCGGGAGAGGTGGCGCCTGGCCCTGGACATGCTCGACGAGGCCCGCGAAGAGTGGGAGCTGCCCGGTCTGCCGGTGGTCGCCGATGCCGGTTATGGGGATGCCACCGGTTTCCGTGAGGGGCTGACCGAGCGCGGCCTGGCCTACGCGGTGGCGGTCAAGGGCAGCACCACCTGCTACCCCGGTGATGCGTTCCCCGAGCGCCCGCCCTACAGCGGCACCGGCCGCCCGCCCGGGCCGGCCTACCCCCAGCCGCACACCACCCTGCGGGCGCTGGCCCTGGCCACCGGACGCGGCGCCGCGCGGACCGTCACCTGGCGCCACGGCACCAAGACGACCAAGAACAACCCCCGTGCCGCCATGCGCTCACAGTTCCTGGCCCTGCGGGTCCGCCCGGCCAACCGCACCATCCGCCGCGCCACCGACGGCTCACTGCCCGAGTGCTGGCTGCTGGCCGAATGGCCGCCCGACTCCGCCGAGCCCACCGACTACTGGCTGTCCACCCTGCCCGCCGACACCCCACTGCGCGAACTGGTCCGCATCGCGAAGATCCGCTGGCGCGTCGAGCACGACTACCGCGAACTCAAAGACGGCCTCGGACTGGACCACTTCGAAGGCCGCAGCTACCTCGGCTGGCACCGACACGTGACCCTCGTCTCCCTCGCCCAGGCCTTCTGCACCCTGCTGCGAATCAACCCAAAAGCCCCTGCGCCGGCCTGA
- a CDS encoding AraC family transcriptional regulator: MTGIEQTRQRVILDPRTAAERFRIDHEPTPADLTPFVDGYWILRWDLTEPHRQQVLTHPVVHLTFITGGQAQITGIVSDTFTREISGTGRALGLRFRPGGFRPFLTAPVSTLTDRVLDIEEIFGPAARAAADAIITEPCVPTALHLAATLLRDFRPTPDPAIDEAARLVETISTDPTVLRVSQLAAIADMSVRRLQRLFAEYVGIGPKWVIRRTRMQEAAARAATDPQDWSALAAELGYADQAHFTRDFTASIGTSPARYASSAGRRSDS; encoded by the coding sequence ATGACGGGTATTGAACAAACGCGACAGCGGGTCATCCTCGACCCGCGCACCGCGGCTGAGCGGTTCCGAATCGACCACGAGCCGACCCCGGCGGATCTGACCCCATTCGTGGACGGTTACTGGATCCTCCGCTGGGACTTGACCGAACCACACCGGCAGCAAGTCCTCACCCACCCGGTGGTCCACCTCACCTTCATCACCGGCGGGCAGGCCCAAATCACAGGCATCGTCAGCGACACGTTCACCCGAGAGATCTCTGGCACCGGCCGGGCACTCGGTCTGCGATTCCGACCCGGCGGCTTCCGCCCCTTCCTCACTGCCCCGGTGTCCACCCTCACCGACCGAGTCCTGGACATCGAAGAGATTTTCGGCCCGGCGGCGCGGGCAGCAGCAGACGCCATCATCACTGAACCCTGCGTGCCCACCGCGCTCCACCTCGCAGCCACGCTCCTGCGCGACTTCCGCCCCACGCCTGACCCTGCCATCGATGAGGCGGCCAGGCTGGTTGAAACGATCAGCACCGACCCTACTGTTCTACGCGTGTCCCAGCTGGCCGCGATCGCCGACATGAGCGTGCGCCGGCTGCAGAGGCTGTTCGCCGAATACGTCGGCATCGGACCCAAGTGGGTGATCCGGCGAACCCGCATGCAGGAAGCCGCCGCACGTGCGGCCACCGACCCGCAGGACTGGTCCGCTCTCGCCGCCGAACTGGGCTACGCCGATCAGGCGCACTTCACCCGCGACTTCACCGCATCCATAGGGACCTCCCCGGCGAGGTACGCGTCTTCGGCGGGACGCCGGAGCGACTCCTGA
- a CDS encoding TIGR03086 family metal-binding protein gives MTRCRVCSIPVIVVLSTVPEGKQGRDDVEIRSVMARASKSAVDIVRGIGPDAFDGHTPCPELKVGALLNHLIFFTGVRGHAAGLKRPPQAPDEVTEGHDFTAEPDWAETYAAQTAATAAVWSAPEAWAGETALTGSGRMPARFIGGIVLGEWLLHGWDLAVATGQKLNVDDELATALYEDIAGKAEMARQYGVFGPEVSVPPTAPLFERALGLAGRDPSWKRPVDRTTAAPDRAGNGGEPR, from the coding sequence ATGACCCGCTGTCGCGTTTGTTCAATACCCGTCATCGTCGTCCTGTCTACCGTGCCTGAGGGCAAGCAGGGAAGGGATGACGTGGAGATCAGATCTGTGATGGCCCGAGCCTCCAAATCGGCGGTGGACATCGTCCGAGGGATCGGGCCGGACGCGTTCGACGGGCACACACCGTGTCCGGAGCTGAAGGTCGGTGCACTCCTGAATCACCTGATCTTCTTCACCGGCGTGCGAGGGCACGCCGCGGGCCTGAAGCGGCCCCCGCAGGCTCCGGATGAGGTGACGGAGGGGCATGACTTCACCGCGGAGCCGGATTGGGCCGAGACGTATGCCGCCCAGACGGCGGCGACCGCCGCCGTCTGGAGCGCTCCGGAGGCTTGGGCCGGCGAGACGGCGCTGACCGGGAGCGGGCGGATGCCGGCCCGCTTCATCGGTGGGATCGTGCTGGGCGAGTGGTTGCTCCACGGTTGGGACCTGGCGGTGGCCACCGGGCAAAAGCTGAACGTGGACGACGAACTCGCGACAGCGCTGTACGAGGACATCGCTGGGAAAGCCGAGATGGCCAGGCAGTACGGGGTGTTCGGCCCCGAAGTGAGCGTGCCGCCGACCGCGCCGCTTTTTGAACGCGCTCTGGGACTAGCGGGCCGTGACCCGTCGTGGAAGCGCCCAGTTGACCGCACCACAGCTGCACCAGATCGAGCGGGGAACGGCGGGGAACCACGGTGA